A window of Aquitalea denitrificans contains these coding sequences:
- a CDS encoding SfnB family sulfur acquisition oxidoreductase yields the protein MTQQAILQEAALIRSDAEALDVARQLAAEFAVEAGVRDRERRLPWAELARYSASGLGGITVPREFGGAGVSLLTLSRVFRILCAADPSLGQIPQNHFAVLELFPLLATPAQLRFIYSEVLSGRRLGNAGPEKGKQPMQQLSTRLSREADGLYLSGQRFYSTGALFADWIPTRARDESGLTVQVLVPRHAPGVEVVDDWSSFGQRTTASGTVRFDKVKVEEAQLLPVWQLADRPNLTGPISQLIQASIDAGIAEAALRDAILFVREHARPWLDSGVSRASDDPYVIQAVARLQIDLHAALEVLDDAARTLDRLRTGEVTDAISAEASIAVAEAKVLTTEIALQASEKLFELAGSAATRARHQLDRHWRNARVHTLHDPVRWKYHAIGNYSLNGVFPARHQWN from the coding sequence ATGACTCAACAAGCAATCCTGCAAGAAGCTGCGCTGATCCGCAGCGATGCCGAAGCCCTGGACGTGGCACGCCAGCTGGCGGCCGAGTTTGCCGTGGAAGCCGGTGTGCGCGACCGTGAGCGCCGCCTGCCCTGGGCCGAGCTGGCGCGTTATTCCGCCAGTGGCCTGGGCGGCATTACCGTACCGCGCGAATTTGGCGGTGCCGGCGTCAGCCTGCTGACGCTGTCGCGGGTGTTCCGCATTCTGTGCGCGGCCGACCCCTCGCTGGGGCAGATTCCGCAAAACCACTTTGCCGTGCTGGAGCTGTTCCCCCTGCTGGCCACGCCGGCCCAGCTGCGCTTCATCTACAGCGAAGTGCTGTCCGGGCGTCGTCTGGGCAATGCCGGGCCGGAAAAGGGCAAACAGCCCATGCAGCAGCTCAGTACCCGTTTGAGCCGTGAGGCGGACGGGCTTTACCTGAGCGGCCAGCGCTTTTATTCCACCGGGGCCTTGTTTGCCGACTGGATTCCCACCCGCGCCCGCGATGAATCCGGCCTGACGGTACAGGTGCTGGTGCCACGGCATGCGCCGGGCGTGGAAGTGGTGGATGACTGGTCCTCGTTCGGCCAGCGCACCACGGCCAGCGGCACCGTGCGTTTTGACAAGGTGAAGGTGGAAGAGGCGCAGCTGTTGCCAGTATGGCAGCTGGCGGACCGGCCCAATCTCACCGGGCCCATTTCGCAGCTGATCCAGGCGTCCATCGACGCGGGCATTGCCGAGGCTGCCTTGCGTGACGCCATCCTGTTCGTGCGCGAGCATGCCCGGCCCTGGCTGGATTCCGGCGTCAGCCGCGCCAGCGACGACCCGTATGTGATTCAGGCGGTGGCGCGCTTGCAGATCGACCTGCATGCCGCTCTGGAAGTGCTGGACGATGCCGCACGCACGCTGGACCGCCTGCGCACGGGCGAGGTGACGGATGCCATCAGCGCCGAAGCCTCCATCGCGGTGGCTGAAGCCAAGGTGCTGACCACCGAAATTGCCCTGCAAGCCAGTGAAAAGCTGTTCGAGCTGGCCGGTTCGGCCGCCACCCGTGCGCGCCACCAGCTGGATCGGCACTGGCGCAATGCCCGCGTGCACACCCTGCACGACCCGGTGCGCTGGAAGTACCACGCCATTGGCAATTACAGCCTGAACGGCGTGTTTCCGGCACGTCATCAATGGAATTGA
- a CDS encoding methionine ABC transporter permease — protein MPDSFDLYLTAAWQTLQMVSVSALVSAIFGLALALLLVTTGPGDLYARPWLNRGVGSVVNVFRSVPFIILLVVLLPFTRLVVGTTIGVWAAVVPLSVAGIPFFARIAEVSLREVDRGLIEAVQAMGGRKRDVLWHVLLPEALPGIVSGLTITLVAMIGSSAMAGAVGAGGLGDVAIRYGYQRFDTQVMVSVLIGLVVLVSVVQTAGDVLARRLNHRQ, from the coding sequence ATGCCTGATTCTTTTGATCTGTATCTGACTGCCGCCTGGCAGACCCTGCAAATGGTCAGCGTGTCGGCGCTGGTATCCGCCATCTTCGGCCTGGCGCTGGCCTTGCTGCTGGTGACTACCGGTCCGGGCGACCTGTACGCCCGCCCCTGGCTCAACCGGGGCGTGGGCAGTGTGGTGAATGTGTTCCGCTCGGTGCCTTTCATCATTCTGCTGGTGGTATTGCTGCCCTTCACCCGGCTGGTGGTGGGCACCACCATCGGCGTGTGGGCGGCGGTGGTGCCGCTGTCGGTGGCCGGTATTCCGTTTTTTGCCCGTATTGCCGAAGTCAGCCTGCGCGAAGTGGACCGCGGGCTGATTGAAGCGGTGCAGGCCATGGGCGGGCGCAAGCGCGATGTGCTGTGGCATGTGCTGCTGCCCGAAGCGCTGCCGGGCATCGTCTCCGGCCTCACCATCACCCTGGTGGCCATGATCGGCTCCTCGGCCATGGCCGGTGCCGTGGGGGCCGGTGGCCTGGGCGATGTCGCCATCCGTTACGGCTATCAGCGCTTTGATACCCAGGTGATGGTGTCGGTGCTCATCGGCCTGGTGGTGCTGGTCAGCGTGGTGCAAACCGCCGGTGATGTGCTGGCGCGTCGTCTCAATCATCGTCAATAA
- a CDS encoding SfnB family sulfur acquisition oxidoreductase, protein MSELAALRPVQGQQAKPQAAHRIDSDEEALQLARHWAGEFARDAARRDSERILPWAELEGYSQSGLWGITVPRKYGGAGVSAVTLAEVIATISAADGSLAQIPQNHFYALEVLRVGGSAEQKRFFYGLALAGVRFGNALAEIGHKDYQRRTRLTPEGKGYRVSGQKFYCTGALYAQWIPTLVVDDNQDSYLAFIPRDSAGVEITDDWDGFGQRVTGSGSVSFSQVWVEPEWIVPFKASFDRPTPIGPFAQILHCAIDLGQARGAYQEALHYVREHARPWIDSGVDKASRDPLLLERVGNLRVRLRAADALLRRAGRVLDALQAQAFPDARSVAEASVAVAEAKVLTTEVSLQAGSQLFELAGTSATLEARNLDRYWRNARVHTLHDPLRWKFHAIGNYVLNDVLPPRHGAL, encoded by the coding sequence ATGAGTGAACTGGCTGCATTGCGCCCGGTGCAGGGCCAGCAGGCCAAGCCGCAGGCGGCCCACCGTATCGACAGCGATGAAGAAGCGCTGCAACTGGCCCGCCACTGGGCTGGCGAATTTGCCCGCGACGCCGCCCGGCGCGACAGCGAGCGCATCCTGCCCTGGGCCGAGCTGGAAGGCTACAGCCAGAGCGGGCTGTGGGGCATTACCGTGCCGCGCAAATATGGTGGTGCCGGCGTGTCCGCCGTCACGCTGGCCGAGGTGATTGCCACCATCAGCGCGGCGGATGGCTCGCTGGCGCAGATTCCGCAAAACCATTTCTACGCGCTGGAAGTGCTGCGCGTGGGTGGCAGCGCAGAACAAAAGCGCTTTTTCTACGGCCTGGCGCTCGCAGGCGTGCGTTTTGGCAATGCGCTGGCCGAAATCGGCCACAAGGACTACCAGCGCCGCACCCGGCTGACGCCGGAGGGCAAGGGCTATCGCGTCAGCGGTCAGAAATTTTATTGCACCGGCGCGCTGTATGCGCAGTGGATTCCCACGCTGGTGGTGGATGACAACCAGGACAGCTATCTGGCTTTCATCCCGCGCGACAGTGCCGGGGTGGAGATTACCGACGACTGGGACGGTTTCGGCCAGCGCGTCACCGGCAGTGGCTCGGTCAGCTTCAGCCAGGTATGGGTGGAGCCGGAGTGGATTGTCCCGTTCAAGGCCTCGTTTGACCGGCCCACCCCCATCGGCCCGTTTGCCCAGATCCTGCATTGCGCCATCGACCTGGGCCAGGCGCGTGGTGCCTACCAGGAAGCCCTGCACTATGTGCGCGAGCATGCCCGTCCCTGGATAGATTCCGGCGTGGACAAGGCCAGCCGCGACCCGCTCTTGCTGGAGCGGGTGGGCAATCTGCGGGTGCGCTTGCGGGCGGCCGATGCCTTGCTGCGCCGCGCCGGGCGGGTGCTGGATGCCTTGCAGGCACAGGCTTTCCCCGATGCGCGCAGCGTAGCCGAAGCCTCGGTGGCGGTGGCGGAGGCCAAGGTGCTGACCACCGAAGTGTCCTTGCAGGCCGGCAGCCAGCTGTTCGAACTGGCCGGCACCAGCGCCACGCTGGAAGCGCGCAATCTGGACCGCTACTGGCGCAATGCCCGCGTGCACACCCTGCACGACCCGCTGCGCTGGAAATTCCACGCCATCGGCAATTACGTGCTGAACGATGTGCTGCCGCCGCGGCACGGAGCGCTGTGA
- a CDS encoding methionine ABC transporter ATP-binding protein, with product MNALAEAIRPQVEQGPALWQREAEPAGEALVSFRQVGRQFQAGGRSVQALQDVSFDIQRGEIFGIIGRSGAGKSTLLRTINRLESPGSGQVLVAGKDLYGLNEAQLAQARRGIGMIFQHFNLLSSRTVAQNIGLPLKIAGLPQAEIDARVDSLLQLVGLEGERDVYPARLSGGQKQRVGIARALVHQPELLLCDEATSALDPETTQSILALLRDINRQLKVTVVLITHEMAVIREVCDRVTVLEAGKVVELGPVWQVFGAPQADATRALLASLNHELPADVAGRIVAEPASAQSELLLDVRLDGVSGQDPALGPLVAALGPATRLLHGGVERIQGRAQGRLVLACAPQSRNRLGDLARQRAIPAGNIRILGYVDHA from the coding sequence ATGAATGCTTTGGCAGAGGCAATCCGGCCACAGGTAGAACAAGGCCCGGCCTTGTGGCAGCGCGAGGCTGAACCCGCCGGGGAGGCGCTGGTGAGTTTCCGGCAGGTGGGGCGTCAGTTCCAGGCTGGCGGGCGCAGCGTACAGGCCTTGCAGGATGTGAGCTTTGACATCCAGCGTGGCGAAATCTTCGGCATCATCGGGCGCAGTGGCGCGGGCAAGTCCACCTTGCTGCGTACCATCAACCGGCTGGAGTCACCTGGCAGTGGGCAGGTGCTGGTGGCGGGCAAGGATTTGTACGGCCTGAACGAAGCCCAGCTGGCGCAGGCGCGGCGCGGCATCGGCATGATTTTCCAGCATTTCAACCTGCTGTCCTCACGCACGGTGGCACAGAACATCGGCCTGCCCTTGAAGATAGCCGGGCTGCCGCAGGCCGAGATTGACGCTCGCGTCGACAGCCTGTTGCAACTGGTGGGGCTGGAGGGCGAGCGTGATGTCTATCCGGCCCGCTTGTCCGGCGGCCAGAAGCAGCGGGTGGGCATTGCCCGCGCGCTGGTGCATCAGCCGGAACTGCTGCTGTGCGACGAAGCCACCTCGGCACTGGACCCGGAAACCACCCAGTCCATTCTGGCGCTGCTGCGCGATATCAACCGTCAACTCAAGGTCACCGTGGTGCTGATTACCCACGAAATGGCTGTTATCCGCGAAGTGTGCGACCGCGTGACCGTGCTGGAGGCGGGCAAGGTGGTGGAGCTGGGGCCGGTATGGCAGGTGTTTGGTGCACCGCAGGCCGATGCCACCCGCGCATTGCTGGCCTCGCTGAATCATGAACTGCCTGCTGATGTGGCCGGGCGCATTGTGGCGGAACCGGCCAGTGCGCAGTCGGAACTGCTGCTGGATGTGCGGCTGGATGGCGTCAGCGGGCAGGACCCGGCGCTGGGCCCGCTGGTGGCGGCACTGGGACCGGCCACCCGCCTGCTGCATGGCGGCGTGGAACGCATACAGGGCCGGGCGCAGGGCAGGCTGGTGCTGGCCTGCGCACCACAGTCGCGTAACCGGCTGGGTGATCTGGCCCGTCAGCGGGCCATTCCGGCTGGCAATATCCGCATCCTGGGGTACGTCGACCATGCCTGA
- a CDS encoding LLM class flavin-dependent oxidoreductase has protein sequence MAKKQILLNAFNMNCVGHINHGLWTHSRDNSVDYNTLSYWTELAKTLERGLFDGLFIADIIGVYDVYQQSIDLTAREAIQLPVNDPLLLVPAMAAVTQHLGFGVTSNLSYEPPYLFARRMSTLDHLTGGRAGWNIVTGYLDSGARAMGLLTQDEHDQRYDRADDYLELLYKLWEGSWEDEAVRRDKAARVFADASRIHRISHQGPFYQLDGYHLCEPSRQRTPVLFQAGSSDRGQLFAARHAEGIFIAAQDKDKTRQLVQDIRRQAVAAGRRAEDVKIFIGIAAVVGQTQAEAQEKFDDYWQYASAEAGLAHFASSIGVDFSRYGLDDPIEYGGSNAIQSAAKTAAANQLTRRKLLERFRLGSRYPTLVGDAASVADELESWVNEVGVDGFNLSRTVTPESYEDFIDLVIPELQNRGSYKTAYAEGSLRHKLFAEGDRLPARHTAAGYRPR, from the coding sequence ATGGCGAAAAAACAGATTCTGCTCAACGCCTTCAACATGAACTGCGTCGGCCACATCAACCACGGCCTGTGGACCCACTCGCGTGACAACTCGGTGGACTACAACACGCTGTCTTACTGGACCGAGCTGGCCAAGACGCTGGAGCGCGGCCTGTTCGACGGCCTGTTCATCGCCGACATCATCGGTGTTTACGATGTGTACCAGCAGTCGATAGACCTGACCGCGCGCGAAGCCATCCAGTTGCCGGTCAATGACCCCTTGCTGCTGGTGCCTGCCATGGCGGCGGTGACCCAGCATCTGGGTTTTGGCGTCACCTCCAATCTCAGCTACGAACCGCCGTATCTGTTTGCCCGGCGCATGTCCACGCTGGACCACCTCACCGGTGGCCGCGCGGGCTGGAATATCGTCACCGGCTATCTGGACAGCGGCGCGCGCGCCATGGGCCTGCTCACCCAGGACGAACACGACCAGCGCTACGACCGTGCCGATGATTATCTGGAACTGCTGTACAAGCTGTGGGAAGGCAGCTGGGAAGACGAGGCAGTGCGGCGCGACAAGGCGGCGCGGGTGTTTGCCGATGCCAGCCGCATCCACCGCATCAGCCATCAGGGGCCGTTCTACCAGCTGGATGGCTATCACCTGTGCGAGCCATCGCGCCAGCGCACGCCGGTGCTGTTTCAGGCCGGCAGCTCGGACCGTGGCCAGCTGTTTGCCGCCCGCCACGCCGAGGGCATCTTCATTGCCGCGCAGGACAAGGACAAGACGCGCCAGCTGGTGCAGGACATCCGTCGTCAGGCGGTGGCCGCCGGTCGCCGTGCCGAGGATGTGAAAATCTTCATCGGCATCGCCGCCGTGGTGGGACAAACCCAGGCCGAGGCGCAGGAAAAGTTTGACGACTACTGGCAGTACGCCAGCGCGGAAGCGGGCCTTGCACACTTTGCCAGCAGCATCGGGGTGGATTTCAGCCGTTATGGCCTGGATGACCCGATTGAATACGGTGGCAGCAATGCCATCCAGTCGGCAGCCAAAACCGCCGCTGCCAACCAGCTGACCCGGCGCAAGCTGCTGGAGCGCTTCCGGCTGGGCAGTCGTTACCCGACGCTGGTGGGCGATGCCGCCAGTGTGGCAGACGAGCTGGAAAGCTGGGTCAACGAGGTGGGCGTGGATGGTTTCAACCTGTCCCGCACCGTGACGCCGGAAAGCTACGAAGACTTTATCGACCTGGTGATTCCGGAACTGCAAAACCGCGGCAGTTACAAGACGGCCTATGCCGAAGGCAGCCTGCGCCACAAGCTGTTTGCCGAGGGCGACCGCCTGCCGGCGCGCCATACGGCGGCGGGCTACCGGCCACGCTGA